One Oncorhynchus keta strain PuntledgeMale-10-30-2019 chromosome 23, Oket_V2, whole genome shotgun sequence DNA segment encodes these proteins:
- the LOC118401679 gene encoding ankyrin repeat domain-containing protein 33B-like — translation MVLIIEDSGGGGGTLLKVQQNGISGGQAGAVRGPINEELETVADDINEDPNVGDNEDNNYYDDDDDDDVYQEFEEFDFDTLPDRPEDSRSIASDDSFYPPDESLKYRTPSPVTPEPLSFFMACSNNNSIIVKIMIRQGVTEEDVRETDKNNRNGLIVACYMGWVDVVIALSQCPHIDVNWQDNEGNTALMTAAQAGHIMISSYLINYFSNLDLERRNCHGFTAMMKAAMQGRADVVRLLMLSGADVEARDYGRKMTSREWALFTCRYETAYLMMRLMAQPCAEQFCESYKLEWPMLQELVAQRQEPKNCWQKVADKACCRFSLRMKTDPVDDGVMDHMVRITTALSSPLIATACHTVALRSPPCIGKRRYAVPEILRKQRVDELKRLGPDRINNYKKLFNNSRVQLVPKKTDRRASLQTQMLQEVAVAGTSALRRASLLPLNMMRRSSVRPGIVIPKVRLCKAPSGPASEKRRKSKDPALLQLPKWRYKQAKEERRRQEEEEKQRRFPTVRRR, via the exons ATGGTGCTGATCATAGAGGActcaggtggaggtggagggacgTTGTTAAAAGTTCAGCAGAATGGGATCTCTGGAGGTCAGGCGGGGGCTGTCAGGGGTCCCATAAATGAGGAGTTGGAGACGGTCGCAGACGACATAAATGAGGATCCTAATGTGGGAGACAATGAGGACAACAACTATTACGATGACGACGACGACGATGATGTCTATCAGGAATTTGAAGAGTTTGACTTTGACACATTGCCAGATCGGCCAGAGGATAGCAGGAGTATCGCCTCTGATGACTCCTTCTATCCACCTGATGAGTCTCTCAAATACAGGACTCCCAGCCCAGTCACCCCTGAACCGCTGTCTTTCTTCATGGCCTGCTCCAATAACAATTCCATCATAGTGAAGATTATGATAAGGCAAGGGGTGACAGAGGAGGACGTGAGAGaaacagataagaacaacaga AATGGGCTGATAGTAGCCTGTTACATGGGCTGGGTGGATGTGGTCATAGCGCTCTCTCAGTGTCCCCACATCGACGTCAACTGGCAAGACAACGAGGGGAATACAGCCCTCATGACAGCTGCGCAAGCTG GTCACATTATGATATCCAGCTACTTGATCAACTACTTCTCTAACCTGGACCTAGAGCGTAGAAACTGCCATGGATTCACAGCTATGATGAAGGCAGCCATGCAAGGGAGGGCAGATGTTGTTCGTTTGCTCATGTTGTCAG GAGCGGACGTGGAGGCGAGGGACTACGGGCGCAAGATGACCTCCAGGGAGTGGGCTTTGTTCACATGCCGCTACGAGACGGCCTACCTGATGATGCGTCTGATGGCCCAGCCGTGCGCCGAGCAGTTCTGTGAATCCTACAAGCTGGAGTGGCCCATGCTGCAGGAGCTGGTGGCCCAACGCCAGGAACCCAAGAACTGCTGGCAGAAGGTGGCAGACAAAGCCTGCTGTAGGTTCTCCCTCCGCATGAAGACGGACCCTGTGGACGACGGTGTGATGGACCACATGGTGCGCATCACCACCGCCCTGTCCAGCCCATTGATCGCCACCGCCTGCCACACCGTGGCCCTGAGAAGCCCGCCCTGCATTGGGAAGCGGCGCTATGCTGTACCGGAGATCCTCAGGAAGCAGCGAGTGGACGAGCTGAAGCGCCTGGGGCCCGACCGGATCAACAACTACAAGAAGCTGTTCAATAACTCCCGGGTGCAGTTGGTTCCTAAGAAGACAGACCGGAGGGCCAGCCTGCAGACCCAAATGTTGCAGGAGGTTGCGGTGGCCGGTACGTCTGCCCTGAGGCGTGCCAGCTTGCTGCCCCTGAACATGATGAGGAGGAGCAGCGTCAGGCCGGGCATTGTAATCCCCAAGGTGAGGCTGTGCAAGGCCCCCTCGGGGCCTGCCTccgagaagagaaggaagagcaAGGACCCTGCGCTCCTCCAGCTCCCCAAGTGGAGGTACAAACAGgccaaggaggagaggaggaggcaagaggaggaggagaagcagagaCGTTTTCCCACAGTGAGGAGGCGGTGA